A region of Rhodoferax potami DNA encodes the following proteins:
- a CDS encoding response regulator transcription factor — protein sequence MIALDRGCAGYCHAFADPETLLQVHQVTSADHVWIGQQLMQQLIQRANSAMPVNKPVSTHWAEQLTSREREIASLAAHGATNAVIAARCDITERTVKAHLSAVFEKLRVTDRLQLALKVHGIQ from the coding sequence ATGATCGCTCTCGACAGAGGGTGTGCGGGCTACTGCCATGCATTCGCAGATCCGGAAACGCTTCTTCAGGTCCACCAGGTGACTTCGGCCGACCATGTGTGGATCGGGCAACAACTGATGCAGCAATTGATCCAACGGGCCAATAGCGCAATGCCGGTGAACAAACCGGTCTCGACCCATTGGGCAGAACAACTGACCTCACGGGAGCGGGAAATCGCATCCCTCGCCGCACATGGCGCAACCAACGCGGTCATTGCAGCCCGATGCGACATCACCGAACGAACAGTTAAAGCGCATTTGAGCGCTGTCTTTGAAAAGCTACGCGTCACGGACCGCCTGCAACTTGCGTTAAAAGTTCACGGGATCCAATAA
- a CDS encoding NUDIX hydrolase, which produces MTERWKPSVTVAAVIERDGRFLLVEEHTPEGLRLNNPAGHLDPGESPAQGCVRETLEETAHLLEPTALVGVYLSRFVRSSASGTEDITYVRFAFCGTVGPAIDGRTLDTGIVRTLWLTPEEVRASQERHRSPLVLQCMEDYLRGQRFPLSMVYSDPSLQGAPEMLQKA; this is translated from the coding sequence ATGACTGAACGATGGAAACCCAGTGTGACAGTGGCCGCGGTAATTGAACGCGACGGGCGCTTCTTGTTGGTAGAGGAGCACACCCCAGAGGGTCTGCGGCTCAACAATCCGGCGGGCCATCTGGATCCGGGGGAATCGCCCGCCCAAGGCTGCGTGCGTGAGACGCTGGAAGAAACTGCCCACCTTTTGGAGCCCACCGCCTTGGTGGGCGTCTACCTCTCGCGGTTTGTGAGATCCAGCGCAAGCGGTACCGAAGACATCACTTACGTGCGGTTTGCTTTTTGCGGAACGGTCGGTCCAGCCATTGACGGGCGCACCTTGGATACCGGCATCGTCAGAACCTTATGGCTCACGCCCGAAGAGGTTCGCGCCAGCCAAGAACGGCATCGCAGCCCCCTGGTCTTGCAGTGCATGGAAGACTACCTGCGCGGTCAACGATTCCCCTTGTCCATGGTGTACAGCGACCCCAGCCTGCAAGGCGCGCCAGAAATGCTACAAAAAGCATAG
- a CDS encoding type I secretion system permease/ATPase, with translation MTVQLPTSAVITPPPHSGWRISEHSTHVDPLLDSLVSLARIYGITTTQAAVSAGLPLENNLITPALFPRAAARAGLTARLARRKLDDLRPGLLPVILLLQNKQACVFLEWVETDQARVRFPESGESGDVISRKDLEALFSGVVFFVRPVFKFDPRTPATGELKSKHWFWSVVFQNWRLYRDSLIAALLINLFALAMPMFSMTVYDRVVPNRAEETLWVLTVGVILMMLFDTVLRTMRAYILDTAGKRIDVTLSARIMERVLGLKMSDRPASVGSFAANLRAFESVRDFVASATITTLVDLPFVLVFFLALIWISPWLAIPPLVCIVLLLIVSLITQRKMQELVETSQRATSQRNATLVESLVGIETIKFMVAESSFQRQWEQSTVFLAQTSTKLKLLSNGTMNFAQAMQQLVSVTSIIVGVYLLIANQVSMGAIIAASMLAGRAMAPFGQVAGLLLQYHSAKSGLASVDMHMQQQPERSEDTAYLHRGSFQGTIEFKNVSFTYPGQQQSVLSNVTFKIQAGEKVAFIGRIGSGKSTIQRLILGLQQPTEGAILIDGIDARQIDPAELRRAAGFVSQDVSLFYGTLKENIALGAPFADDQDILAAAEVAGVTEFANKHPKGFDMTIGERGESLSGGQRQAVGIARAVLNDSPMLLLDEPSSAMDHQSEDALKSRLKRFCTGKTMLLVTHRTSLLELVDRLIVIDSGKIVADGPKAQVVEALQSGRIGRAT, from the coding sequence ATGACCGTGCAATTGCCCACCTCCGCCGTAATCACGCCGCCCCCCCACAGTGGCTGGCGTATCAGTGAGCACAGCACCCACGTCGATCCTCTGCTGGATAGTTTGGTTTCGCTGGCGCGGATCTACGGGATCACGACAACGCAAGCCGCCGTGTCAGCGGGTCTTCCCCTAGAGAACAACCTGATCACCCCGGCGCTGTTTCCCCGCGCTGCGGCCCGGGCAGGGCTGACTGCCCGCTTGGCAAGACGCAAACTAGACGATCTGCGCCCTGGACTCTTGCCGGTCATTTTGCTTTTGCAAAACAAACAGGCTTGCGTGTTCCTAGAATGGGTAGAAACCGATCAAGCGCGCGTTCGTTTTCCGGAGAGCGGCGAGTCTGGTGACGTGATCAGTCGCAAGGATTTGGAGGCTTTGTTTTCGGGAGTGGTGTTTTTTGTCCGCCCGGTATTCAAATTTGATCCACGAACCCCAGCCACCGGCGAGCTCAAATCCAAACATTGGTTCTGGAGCGTCGTATTCCAGAATTGGCGCCTGTACCGGGACAGCTTGATTGCAGCACTGCTGATCAACCTGTTTGCGCTGGCCATGCCGATGTTTTCGATGACGGTGTATGACCGCGTAGTCCCCAACCGCGCGGAAGAAACACTCTGGGTGCTCACGGTAGGTGTCATTCTGATGATGCTGTTTGATACGGTGCTGCGGACGATGCGTGCCTATATATTAGACACGGCCGGTAAGCGGATTGATGTGACATTGTCTGCACGCATCATGGAGCGGGTGCTTGGCTTAAAAATGTCTGACCGGCCAGCGTCGGTCGGGTCATTTGCCGCCAACCTCCGGGCGTTTGAGTCTGTTCGCGACTTTGTGGCCTCGGCCACGATCACCACGCTGGTTGACCTGCCCTTTGTGCTGGTGTTCTTCCTGGCGCTTATCTGGATCTCGCCCTGGCTGGCGATACCGCCGCTCGTCTGCATCGTGCTGTTATTGATTGTGTCCCTGATTACCCAGCGCAAGATGCAAGAGCTGGTCGAAACCTCCCAACGGGCCACATCCCAGCGAAACGCAACCTTGGTAGAGAGCTTGGTGGGTATTGAAACCATCAAATTCATGGTGGCGGAAAGCAGCTTTCAGCGACAGTGGGAGCAGAGCACCGTGTTCTTGGCGCAGACCAGCACAAAGCTGAAATTGCTGTCCAACGGAACCATGAACTTTGCACAGGCCATGCAGCAATTGGTGTCTGTGACCAGCATCATCGTGGGGGTGTATTTGTTGATTGCCAACCAGGTCAGCATGGGTGCCATCATTGCTGCGTCCATGTTGGCGGGTCGCGCGATGGCGCCATTTGGTCAGGTCGCAGGCCTTCTATTGCAGTACCACAGCGCAAAAAGCGGCTTGGCGTCGGTAGACATGCATATGCAACAGCAACCCGAAAGAAGCGAAGACACCGCGTACCTTCACCGGGGCAGCTTTCAAGGCACCATCGAGTTCAAGAATGTGAGCTTTACTTACCCGGGGCAGCAGCAATCGGTATTGAGCAACGTCACGTTCAAAATCCAGGCTGGTGAGAAGGTGGCCTTCATTGGGCGCATTGGGTCGGGCAAATCTACGATCCAAAGACTGATTTTGGGTCTGCAGCAACCGACTGAGGGCGCGATCCTGATCGATGGCATCGACGCGCGGCAGATTGATCCTGCCGAGCTGCGCCGGGCCGCAGGCTTCGTATCGCAAGACGTGAGCCTCTTTTACGGCACTTTGAAAGAAAACATTGCGCTGGGCGCGCCTTTCGCAGACGACCAAGATATTCTGGCTGCAGCTGAAGTCGCGGGAGTTACAGAGTTTGCCAACAAGCACCCCAAAGGCTTTGACATGACGATCGGCGAGCGGGGTGAGTCCCTCTCAGGTGGGCAGCGGCAAGCGGTCGGCATCGCACGAGCTGTTCTCAATGACAGCCCGATGCTGCTTCTCGATGAGCCCAGCAGTGCGATGGACCACCAAAGCGAAGACGCCTTGAAAAGCCGCCTGAAGCGGTTCTGTACCGGCAAAACCATGCTGCTGGTCACGCACAGGACCTCGCTGCTTGAATTGGTGGACCGGCTGATCGTGATCGATAGCGGCAAAATTGTCGCAGATGGCCCCAAGGCACAGGTGGTAGAAGCACTGCAAAGTGGTCGAATCGGGAGGGCTACTTGA
- the mnmA gene encoding tRNA 2-thiouridine(34) synthase MnmA, translating to MSKQRIVVGLSGGVDSAVTAHLLKQQGHEVVGIFMKNWEDDDDSEYCSSNIDFVDAAAVADVLGIEIEHVNFAAEYRDRVFAEFLQEYQAGRTPNPDILCNAEIKFKAFLDHAMRLGAEKIATGHYARVRLNEASGQHELLKGLDPAKDQSYFLHRLNQAQLSKTLFPVGELHKTEVRRIADEIGLPNAKKKDSTGICFIGERPFRDFLNRYISKEPGPIKNPKGHTIGEHVGLSFYTLGQRQGLGIGGIKAKGVQRGGGDHNPWFVARKDLDNNTLWVVQGHDHPWLLSETLSALNASWVAGTPPAPQTAGAKTRYRQADAPCTFQADAPATFALQFPQAQWAVTPGQSAVLYQGEVCLGGGVIEQASALAR from the coding sequence ATGAGCAAGCAACGAATTGTGGTGGGACTGAGCGGCGGCGTCGACTCTGCGGTCACGGCCCACCTGTTAAAGCAGCAAGGCCATGAGGTCGTCGGCATTTTCATGAAAAACTGGGAGGACGACGACGACAGCGAATATTGCTCCTCCAACATCGACTTCGTGGATGCCGCAGCCGTGGCCGATGTGCTGGGCATTGAAATCGAACACGTCAACTTTGCAGCCGAATACCGTGACCGGGTGTTTGCGGAGTTCTTGCAGGAGTACCAGGCCGGGCGCACGCCCAACCCGGACATTCTGTGTAATGCAGAAATCAAGTTCAAGGCGTTTTTAGACCACGCCATGCGCTTGGGTGCTGAAAAAATTGCGACAGGGCATTACGCCCGGGTGCGCCTCAATGAGGCCAGTGGCCAACATGAGTTACTCAAAGGCCTAGACCCCGCCAAGGACCAGAGCTACTTTTTGCACCGGCTGAATCAGGCGCAATTGTCCAAAACGCTGTTTCCCGTGGGTGAGCTTCATAAAACCGAAGTGCGCCGGATTGCAGACGAGATCGGGCTGCCCAATGCCAAGAAGAAAGACTCTACGGGCATTTGCTTCATCGGGGAGCGCCCTTTCCGCGACTTTTTGAATCGCTACATCTCCAAAGAGCCCGGGCCGATCAAAAACCCCAAAGGCCACACCATCGGGGAGCATGTAGGCCTGTCGTTCTACACCCTGGGCCAGCGCCAGGGCTTGGGCATTGGTGGCATCAAGGCCAAAGGTGTGCAGCGCGGCGGCGGCGACCACAACCCTTGGTTTGTGGCGCGCAAGGATTTGGACAACAACACCTTGTGGGTCGTTCAGGGCCATGACCACCCTTGGTTGCTATCAGAAACCTTGTCGGCGCTGAACGCAAGTTGGGTTGCAGGCACACCGCCGGCCCCGCAAACTGCAGGGGCAAAAACACGCTATCGCCAAGCCGATGCACCCTGCACATTCCAAGCCGATGCACCGGCCACGTTCGCATTGCAGTTTCCACAGGCGCAGTGGGCCGTAACGCCGGGACAATCCGCGGTGCTGTACCAAGGCGAGGTTTGTTTGGGCGGGGGCGTGATTGAGCAGGCCTCTGCACTGGCGAGGTGA
- a CDS encoding HlyD family type I secretion periplasmic adaptor subunit, which produces MDTPPKGKAWWTRLWERVYGFCSPALDRALDLTAAKKASLDSDFDASADWAIAEQTPHGARIVVWLSALTVAVLLVWAALAELDEVTRGEGKVIPSRQIQILQSLDGGIVSEILAREGQVVKTGDLLLKVDPTRMVSSLRENQSQYLSLLAKAARLKALAEGSRFVPPEEVLKEAPLLVEQERALYESRRAELDATVGVARQQSSQRSQELISVRARREQAAQSFTLTARELELTRPLVKSGAVSDVELLRLERDVARYRGERDSANSDIPRLESAVAESNRKIQEVELTFRNIARSELSETSAKLSALSEGSTALEDRVKQTEIRSPVNGTVKQLRVNTVGGVVQPGKDLIELVPSDDALLLEARVLPRDIAFLRPGQKALVKFTAYDFAVYGGLEATLEQISADSVIDEKGNAFFVVKVRTLATTIGQKNLPIIPGMVAEVDILTGKKSVLAYLMKPILRAKSNAMTER; this is translated from the coding sequence ATGGACACCCCACCCAAAGGCAAAGCCTGGTGGACGCGGTTGTGGGAGCGCGTCTATGGCTTCTGCTCCCCTGCACTAGACCGTGCGTTGGACCTCACGGCCGCAAAAAAAGCGAGCCTCGACAGCGACTTCGACGCCAGCGCAGACTGGGCCATTGCAGAGCAAACGCCCCATGGGGCAAGAATAGTGGTTTGGCTTAGTGCATTGACGGTCGCTGTTTTGCTTGTGTGGGCTGCATTGGCTGAACTCGATGAAGTCACCCGCGGCGAAGGTAAAGTGATTCCATCGCGGCAGATTCAGATTTTGCAAAGCCTAGATGGCGGCATCGTCTCCGAGATATTGGCCAGAGAGGGTCAAGTGGTCAAAACCGGCGACCTTTTGCTGAAGGTGGACCCGACACGAATGGTGTCATCCCTGCGTGAAAACCAGTCGCAATACCTGTCCCTCTTGGCCAAGGCCGCCCGCCTGAAGGCTCTGGCGGAAGGCTCGCGGTTTGTGCCCCCTGAAGAAGTGCTCAAAGAGGCGCCGTTGCTGGTCGAGCAAGAGAGGGCCCTTTATGAATCACGCCGTGCCGAATTGGATGCGACAGTCGGGGTAGCGCGTCAACAATCGTCCCAACGATCGCAGGAGTTGATCTCTGTGCGCGCACGGCGGGAGCAAGCAGCCCAAAGCTTTACCCTTACCGCCCGTGAGTTAGAGCTCACACGTCCACTGGTCAAGTCCGGCGCTGTTTCTGACGTGGAGCTTCTGCGCTTGGAACGGGATGTCGCCCGGTACCGGGGTGAAAGAGACAGTGCCAACTCGGACATTCCACGGCTGGAATCTGCTGTTGCGGAATCCAACCGAAAAATCCAAGAAGTGGAATTGACCTTCCGTAACATTGCGCGCTCTGAACTGAGTGAAACCAGTGCAAAACTGAGTGCCTTGTCTGAAGGCAGCACTGCACTTGAAGACCGGGTCAAACAAACCGAGATCCGATCTCCGGTCAACGGCACTGTCAAACAATTGCGGGTCAATACCGTAGGCGGGGTAGTACAACCGGGTAAAGACTTGATTGAACTGGTTCCCTCTGATGACGCACTGCTGCTCGAGGCGCGCGTGTTGCCCAGAGATATTGCATTCTTGCGCCCCGGACAGAAGGCATTAGTCAAGTTCACCGCTTATGACTTTGCCGTCTACGGCGGACTGGAAGCAACCCTCGAACAGATCAGCGCGGATAGCGTCATTGACGAAAAAGGGAATGCCTTTTTTGTGGTCAAAGTTCGCACGCTCGCCACCACTATCGGACAAAAGAACCTGCCCATCATTCCTGGAATGGTGGCGGAGGTCGATATTCTTACAGGGAAGAAGTCAGTACTGGCTTACTTGATGAAGCCTATCCTGCGAGCCAAGTCCAACGCAATGACTGAACGATGA
- a CDS encoding Re/Si-specific NAD(P)(+) transhydrogenase subunit alpha, with amino-acid sequence MQIGVPAETLAGETRVAVTPETVKKLKSQGHTVRIQSGAGVAASVTDEAYLAAGADITDAAGALSCDLVLKVRTPTEAEAALMAPGATLVGMLNPFDAEGLQRLAAAKLNAYALEAAPRTTRAQSMDVLSSQANIAGYKAVMMAADKYQRFFPMLMTAAGTVKAARVVILGVGVAGLQAIATAKRLGAVIEASDVRPSVKEQVESLGGKFIDVPYETDEEKEAAVGVGGYAKPMPQSWLDRQKAEVAKRVAQADVVISTALIPGRAAPTLITEDMVKSMKPGSVIVDIAAGKGPNGGGNCPLSEADKTVVKHGVTLIGETNLPALVAADASSLYARNVLDFLKLILNKEGALHIDLEDDIVAACLVTQGGEVRRK; translated from the coding sequence ATGCAGATAGGCGTACCCGCTGAAACACTAGCGGGCGAGACCCGAGTTGCCGTGACCCCGGAAACAGTCAAAAAGCTGAAATCCCAAGGGCACACGGTTCGTATCCAAAGCGGTGCCGGTGTAGCGGCCAGTGTGACGGACGAGGCCTATTTGGCTGCAGGCGCCGACATCACCGATGCGGCGGGTGCGCTCAGCTGCGACCTGGTCCTCAAGGTTCGTACCCCTACAGAGGCAGAAGCCGCGTTGATGGCGCCTGGTGCCACCCTGGTGGGCATGCTCAATCCGTTTGATGCAGAAGGCCTGCAGCGCTTGGCAGCCGCCAAGCTCAATGCCTATGCCCTCGAGGCCGCACCCCGCACCACCCGTGCACAAAGCATGGATGTGCTCTCCAGCCAGGCCAATATCGCCGGCTACAAAGCCGTGATGATGGCGGCCGACAAATATCAGCGCTTTTTCCCGATGCTCATGACGGCCGCAGGTACGGTCAAAGCCGCCCGCGTGGTGATTTTGGGGGTGGGTGTGGCCGGTTTGCAGGCGATTGCCACCGCCAAGCGCCTCGGGGCGGTGATCGAGGCCTCCGATGTGCGCCCCAGCGTCAAAGAGCAAGTCGAGTCCTTGGGCGGCAAGTTCATCGACGTTCCTTACGAGACGGATGAAGAAAAAGAAGCCGCTGTAGGCGTGGGCGGTTACGCCAAACCCATGCCCCAAAGCTGGCTGGACCGCCAGAAAGCTGAAGTTGCCAAGCGCGTGGCGCAGGCCGATGTGGTGATCAGCACCGCGCTGATTCCCGGTCGCGCAGCCCCCACCCTGATCACCGAAGACATGGTCAAGTCCATGAAGCCCGGTTCGGTGATTGTGGACATTGCTGCGGGCAAAGGTCCGAACGGCGGAGGCAATTGCCCGCTGTCCGAGGCTGACAAGACCGTGGTCAAACATGGCGTCACCCTGATCGGCGAAACCAACCTGCCAGCACTGGTGGCGGCAGATGCTTCGTCCCTCTATGCGCGCAACGTGTTGGATTTCTTGAAGTTGATCCTCAACAAAGAAGGCGCTTT